Proteins encoded in a region of the Globicephala melas chromosome 1, mGloMel1.2, whole genome shotgun sequence genome:
- the BSDC1 gene encoding BSD domain-containing protein 1 isoform X1, with product MAEGEDVGWWRSWLQQSYQAVKEKSSEALEFMKRDLTEFTQVVQHDTACTIAATASVVKEKLATEGSSGATEKMKKGLSDFLGVISDTFAPSPDKTIDCDVITLMGTPSGTAEPYDGTKARLYSLQSDPATYCNEPDGPLELFDTWLSQFCLEEKKGEISELLVGSPSIRALYTKMVPAAVSHSEFWQRYFYKVHQLEQEQARRDALKQRAEQSISEEPGWEEEEEELVGISPTSPKEAKVPVAKTSTSLEGGPGPRSPCEENLVTPVEAPTEVTPSESSESISLVTQIAKPTPASEAPVLPKDLSQKLLEESLEEQDLAVDVGETGPPPLAQSKPHTPAGRPSGPEPRPPARVETLREEVLTDLRVFELNSDSGKSTPSNGKKGSSTDISEDWEKDFDLDMTEEEVQMALSKVDASGEVSRPGWPQGGKHNDSGSEDSPCQARLSLQGGSHSYLRWQAAGRKLGPPTQALNSSH from the exons TCCTCCGAAGCCTTGGAGTTCATGAAGCGGGACCTGACAGAGTTCACCCAGGTGGTGCAGCACGACACAGCCTGCACCATTGCAGCCACTGCCAGCGTGGTCAAGGAGAAGCTGGCT ACTGAAGGCTCCTCGGGAGCAacggaaaaaatgaagaaagggcTGTCTGACTTCCTAGGGGTGATCTCCGACACCTTTGCACCCTCACCAGACAAAACCATTGACTGCGATGTCATCACCCTGATGGGCACACCCTCTGGCACGGCTGAGCCCTATGATGGCACCAAG GCTCGCCTTTATAGCCTGCAGTCAGACCCAGCAACCTACTGCAATGAACCAGATG GGCCCCTGGAGTTGTTTGACACCTGGCTTTCCCAGTTCTGCTTGGAGGAGAAGAAGGGGGAGATCTCAGAGCTCCTTGTAGGCAGCCCCTCCATCCGGGCCCTCTACACCAAGATG gtGCCTGCAGCTGTTTCCCATTCAGAATTCTGGCAGCGGTATTTCTATAAAGTCCATCAACTAGAGCAG GAGCAGGCCCGGAGGGATGCCCTGAAGCAGCGTGCAGAACAGAGCATCTCTGAAGAGCCTggctgggaggaggaagaag AGGAGCTTGTGGGCATTTCACCCACATCTCCAAAAGAGGCCAAGGTtcctgtggccaaaacttccacaTCCCTTGAAGGAGGACCTGGCCCCCGGAGTCCCTGTGAAGAGAATCTGGTGACCCCGGTTGAGGCTCCAACAGAGGTGACTCCATCGGAGAGCAGTGAGAGCATCTCCCTCGTGACACAGATTGCCAAACCCACCCCTGCATCTGAGGCACCAGTGCTGCCCAAGGACCTGTCCCAAAAGCTGCTAGAGGAATCTTTGGAGGAACAGGACCTGGCTGTGGATGTGGGCGAGACTGGACCCCCACCCCTAGCTCAGTCCAAGCCCCACACCCCTGCTGGCCGCCCCAGCGGTCCAGAGCCCCGGCCTCCAGCCAGAGTAGAGACTCTCAGGGAGGAGGTACTCACAGACTTACGGGTGTTTGAGCTGAATTCAGACAGCGGGAAGTCTACACCCTCCAATGGAAAAAAAG GCTCAAGCACAGACATCAGTGAGGACTGGGAGAAGGACTTTGACTTGGACATGACTGAAGAAGAAGTGCAGATGGCACTTTCCAAAGTGGATGCTTCCGGTGAGGTGAGTCGGCCTGGTTGGCCACAGGGAGGCAAGCACAATGATTCCGGGTCTGAGGACTCTCCCTGCCAAGCCCGACTGTCCCTGCAAGGTGGATCCCACTCCTATCTGAGGTGGCAGGCTGCGGGAAGGAAGCTAGGGCCTCCCACTCAGGCCCTGAACAGTAGTCATTAG
- the BSDC1 gene encoding BSD domain-containing protein 1 isoform X2, whose amino-acid sequence MAEGEDVGWWRSWLQQSYQAVKEKSSEALEFMKRDLTEFTQVVQHDTACTIAATASVVKEKLATEGSSGATEKMKKGLSDFLGVISDTFAPSPDKTIDCDVITLMGTPSGTAEPYDGTKARLYSLQSDPATYCNEPDGPLELFDTWLSQFCLEEKKGEISELLVGSPSIRALYTKMVPAAVSHSEFWQRYFYKVHQLEQEQARRDALKQRAEQSISEEPGWEEEEEELVGISPTSPKEAKVPVAKTSTSLEGGPGPRSPCEENLVTPVEAPTEVTPSESSESISLVTQIAKPTPASEAPVLPKDLSQKLLEESLEEQDLAVDVGETGPPPLAQSKPHTPAGRPSGPEPRPPARVETLREEVLTDLRVFELNSDSGKSTPSNGKKGSSTDISEDWEKDFDLDMTEEEVQMALSKVDASGELEDVEWEDWE is encoded by the exons TCCTCCGAAGCCTTGGAGTTCATGAAGCGGGACCTGACAGAGTTCACCCAGGTGGTGCAGCACGACACAGCCTGCACCATTGCAGCCACTGCCAGCGTGGTCAAGGAGAAGCTGGCT ACTGAAGGCTCCTCGGGAGCAacggaaaaaatgaagaaagggcTGTCTGACTTCCTAGGGGTGATCTCCGACACCTTTGCACCCTCACCAGACAAAACCATTGACTGCGATGTCATCACCCTGATGGGCACACCCTCTGGCACGGCTGAGCCCTATGATGGCACCAAG GCTCGCCTTTATAGCCTGCAGTCAGACCCAGCAACCTACTGCAATGAACCAGATG GGCCCCTGGAGTTGTTTGACACCTGGCTTTCCCAGTTCTGCTTGGAGGAGAAGAAGGGGGAGATCTCAGAGCTCCTTGTAGGCAGCCCCTCCATCCGGGCCCTCTACACCAAGATG gtGCCTGCAGCTGTTTCCCATTCAGAATTCTGGCAGCGGTATTTCTATAAAGTCCATCAACTAGAGCAG GAGCAGGCCCGGAGGGATGCCCTGAAGCAGCGTGCAGAACAGAGCATCTCTGAAGAGCCTggctgggaggaggaagaag AGGAGCTTGTGGGCATTTCACCCACATCTCCAAAAGAGGCCAAGGTtcctgtggccaaaacttccacaTCCCTTGAAGGAGGACCTGGCCCCCGGAGTCCCTGTGAAGAGAATCTGGTGACCCCGGTTGAGGCTCCAACAGAGGTGACTCCATCGGAGAGCAGTGAGAGCATCTCCCTCGTGACACAGATTGCCAAACCCACCCCTGCATCTGAGGCACCAGTGCTGCCCAAGGACCTGTCCCAAAAGCTGCTAGAGGAATCTTTGGAGGAACAGGACCTGGCTGTGGATGTGGGCGAGACTGGACCCCCACCCCTAGCTCAGTCCAAGCCCCACACCCCTGCTGGCCGCCCCAGCGGTCCAGAGCCCCGGCCTCCAGCCAGAGTAGAGACTCTCAGGGAGGAGGTACTCACAGACTTACGGGTGTTTGAGCTGAATTCAGACAGCGGGAAGTCTACACCCTCCAATGGAAAAAAAG GCTCAAGCACAGACATCAGTGAGGACTGGGAGAAGGACTTTGACTTGGACATGACTGAAGAAGAAGTGCAGATGGCACTTTCCAAAGTGGATGCTTCCGGTGAG CTGGAAGATGTAGAGTGGGAGGACTGGGAATGA
- the TSSK3 gene encoding testis-specific serine/threonine-protein kinase 3 codes for MEGFLLSNGYQLGKTIGEGTYSKVKEAVSKKHQRKVAIKIIDKMGGPEEFIQRFLPRELQIVRTLDHKNIIRVYETLESADGKIYLVMELAEGGDVFDCVLNGGPLPESRAKALFHQMVEAIRYCHGCGVAHRDLKCENALLQGFNLKLTDFGFAKVLPKSCRELSQTFCGSTAYAAPEVLQGIPHDSKKGDVWSMGVVLYVMLCASLPFDDTDIPKMLWQQQKRVSFPTHLGISAECQDLLKRLLEPDMILRPSIEEVSWHPWLAST; via the exons ATGGAGGGCTTTCTGCTCTCCAATGGGTACCAGCTGGGCAAGACCATTGGGGAAGGGACCTACTCAAAAGTCAAAGAAGCAGTTTCCAAAAAACACCAAAGAAAAGTGGCGATTAAAATTATAGACAAGATGGGAGGGCCAGAAG AGTTTATCCAGAGATTCCTGCCTCGGGAGCTCCAGATTGTCCGTACCCTGGACCACAAGAACATCATCCGAGTGTATGAGACGCTGGAGTCTGCAGACGGGAAAATCTACCTGGTGATGGAGCTGGCTGAAGGAGGGGATGTCTTTGACTGTGTGCTGAATGGGGGGCCACTGCCCGAGAGCCGGGCCAAGGCCCTCTTCCATCAGATGGTCGAGGCCATCCGCTACTGCCATGGCTGTGGTGTGGCTCACCGGGACCTCAAGTGCGAGAACGCTTTGTTGCAGGGCTTCAACCTGAAGCTGACAGACTTTGGCTTCGCCAAGGTGTTGCCCAAATCATGCCGGGAGCTGAGCCAGACCTTCTGCGGCAGCACAGCCTATGCCGCCCCAGAGGTACTTCAGGGTATTCCCCACGATAGCAAGAAGGGTGACGTCTGGAGCATGGGCGTGGTCCTGTACGTCATGCTCTGTGCCAGCCTACCTTTTGATGACACAGACATCCCCAAGATGCTGTGGCAGCAGCAGAAGAGGGTGTCCTTCCCCACTCATCTGGGCATCTCGGCTGAATGCCAGGACTTGCTCAAGCGGCTCCTGGAACCAGACATGATCCTCCGGCCTTCAATCGAAGAAGTCAGTTGGCATCCATGGCTAGCAAGCACTTGA
- the FAM229A gene encoding protein FAM229A isoform X1 yields the protein MQPSPSTPGPRARRRHLPGSAWTGASSRGQGSGSYFLPGTGLGLRQSASDMSAQEPPQGRRFPIEAGDSPGLAFPRETQDSPERVATEHNPVRPLRRCPGCHCLTLLHVPIDVYLALGGSPQVRAT from the exons ATGCAGCCCTCCCCCTCGACGCCCGGGCCCCGGGCGCGCCGCAGACACCTGCCCGGCTCCGCCTGGACCGGAGCGTCCTCTCGCGGCCAGGGCTCGGGCAGCTACTTCCTGCCTGGGACCGGTCTCGGCCTCCGACAG AGCGCCTCGGACATGAGTGCCCAGGAGCCCCCGCAGGGTCGGAGATTCCCCATTGAGGCCGGAGACTCCCCTGGCCTTGCCTTCCCCCGCGAGACCCAGGACAGCCCGGAGCGGGTAGCTACGGAGCACAACCCGGTCAG GCCGCTTCGACGCTGCCCCGGCTGCCACTGCCTGACGCTGCTGCACGTGCCCATCGACGTCTACCTGGCCTTGGGCGGGAGCCCCCAGGTCCGCGCCACCTGA
- the FAM229A gene encoding protein FAM229A isoform X2, whose protein sequence is MQPSPSTPGPRARRRHLPGSAWTGASSRGQGSGSYFLPGTGLGLRQSASDMSAQEPPQGRRFPIEAGDSPGLAFPRETQDSPERVATEHNPVRMSLPRLSAPCRGPLSPGRFDAAPAATA, encoded by the exons ATGCAGCCCTCCCCCTCGACGCCCGGGCCCCGGGCGCGCCGCAGACACCTGCCCGGCTCCGCCTGGACCGGAGCGTCCTCTCGCGGCCAGGGCTCGGGCAGCTACTTCCTGCCTGGGACCGGTCTCGGCCTCCGACAG AGCGCCTCGGACATGAGTGCCCAGGAGCCCCCGCAGGGTCGGAGATTCCCCATTGAGGCCGGAGACTCCCCTGGCCTTGCCTTCCCCCGCGAGACCCAGGACAGCCCGGAGCGGGTAGCTACGGAGCACAACCCGGTCAG GATGAGCCTGCCCCGCCTCAGCGCCCCCTGTCGCGGCCCGCTTTCCCCAGGCCGCTTCGACGCTGCCCCGGCTGCCACTGCCTGA